The Terriglobia bacterium genome has a segment encoding these proteins:
- a CDS encoding glycosyltransferase family 39 protein, with amino-acid sequence MPTSSARPQPASDTWQSAILLLLCFAALLVTHFPILRLPYFWDESGYYIPAARDLLLSGSPIPHSTLSNAHPPLLMAYLAAAWKVFGYSPQTTRAAMLLVAAFTLLGIYRLARRVANTEVALASVVCTALYPVFFSQSAMAHLDLAAACLIIWGLGFYLDQRTVPAIIFFALACLTKETAVLAPLALLLWQLVASAIVTRSSIFNSVGIKRSTHRPIARSLSLVLAIVPVGAWFALHYARTGYVFGNPEYFRYNLASTLNPLRFFAALALRLWHLLGYMNMFLLTFATALAMFLPPQRDPGRARRTAGGNGEPEIARRAIARDVQTVFYVLILVHVVALSILGGAVLARYLLPVYPLLVILCVSTLRRRVPWWRAFVAIICAGFVISAVINPPYRFAPEDNLAWSDYVRLHQSAGAYVAQHHPEGRVLTAWPATDELSHPWLGYVPHAVPIVAMEDFSAPQVLAAADARSQYRAALVFSTKYEPRYLLRLPGWERLQERFFGYHRDLPPELIARMLGARVVFEQHRGQQWVAVLQLDTVENARLRGLAPTDK; translated from the coding sequence GTGCCGACCTCCTCCGCACGCCCGCAACCGGCCAGCGACACGTGGCAGTCGGCAATTCTTTTGCTCCTCTGCTTCGCCGCCCTCCTCGTCACCCACTTCCCTATCCTCCGCCTGCCGTACTTTTGGGATGAATCCGGCTACTACATTCCCGCCGCGCGCGACCTGCTGCTCAGCGGCTCCCCGATTCCGCACTCGACCCTCTCCAACGCCCATCCTCCGCTGCTGATGGCCTACCTGGCCGCCGCATGGAAGGTCTTCGGCTATTCGCCCCAGACCACGCGCGCCGCAATGTTACTCGTCGCTGCATTCACGCTGCTGGGCATCTACCGGCTCGCGCGCCGGGTCGCGAACACGGAAGTCGCCCTCGCCTCTGTCGTCTGTACCGCGCTCTATCCCGTGTTCTTCTCGCAGAGCGCCATGGCGCACCTCGACCTCGCCGCCGCCTGCCTCATCATCTGGGGACTCGGCTTCTATCTCGACCAGCGCACCGTCCCAGCAATCATCTTCTTCGCCCTCGCCTGCCTCACCAAGGAAACCGCCGTCCTAGCCCCGCTCGCGCTTTTGCTGTGGCAACTGGTCGCTTCCGCAATCGTTACTCGATCGTCAATCTTCAATTCCGTTGGAATCAAGCGATCAACCCATCGCCCAATCGCCAGATCGCTTTCCCTGGTGCTTGCGATCGTCCCGGTGGGTGCCTGGTTTGCATTGCACTACGCGCGCACCGGGTATGTCTTCGGGAATCCCGAATATTTCCGCTACAATCTCGCCTCCACGCTCAATCCACTTCGCTTCTTCGCCGCGCTCGCTCTCCGCCTCTGGCACCTGCTCGGCTACATGAACATGTTCCTGCTCACGTTCGCCACCGCGCTCGCCATGTTCCTGCCGCCGCAGCGCGATCCCGGTCGCGCTCGGCGCACCGCCGGCGGCAACGGCGAACCCGAGATCGCGCGGCGCGCTATCGCGCGTGATGTGCAAACCGTCTTCTACGTTCTGATCCTTGTCCACGTCGTCGCGCTCTCGATCCTCGGCGGCGCAGTGCTGGCGCGCTACCTGCTTCCCGTTTATCCGCTGCTGGTAATTCTCTGCGTCTCCACGCTGCGGCGGCGAGTGCCATGGTGGCGTGCCTTCGTCGCCATCATCTGCGCCGGATTCGTCATCAGCGCGGTCATCAATCCCCCCTACCGCTTCGCGCCCGAAGACAATCTGGCCTGGTCCGATTACGTCCGCCTTCATCAATCCGCCGGCGCCTACGTCGCGCAGCACCATCCCGAAGGGCGCGTGCTGACTGCCTGGCCTGCAACCGACGAGCTCTCGCATCCGTGGCTCGGATATGTTCCGCACGCCGTGCCCATCGTGGCCATGGAAGACTTCTCGGCGCCGCAAGTCCTCGCGGCGGCCGACGCGCGCTCGCAGTACCGCGCAGCGCTCGTCTTCTCCACCAAGTACGAGCCGCGCTACCTGCTGCGCCTGCCTGGCTGGGAACGGCTGCAGGAGCGCTTTTTCGGATATCATCGCGATCTTCCGCCCGAACTTATCGCGCGGATGCTCGGCGCGCGCGTCGTCTTCGAGCAACACCGCGGCCAGCAGTGGGTCGCGGTGTTGCAACTCGACACGGTCGAGAACGCGCGCCTGAGAGGTTTGGCGCCGACCGACAAATAG
- a CDS encoding DUF3467 domain-containing protein, with the protein MAFPGQPNIKLVNTAEYRESYANSVQVRVNVWDFFLVFGTLQQPTESEVEVRNFQGIYLSPQQAKALMSILQQNVSQYEKTFGDIKLDPHMAVPGGVN; encoded by the coding sequence ATGGCATTCCCAGGGCAGCCCAACATCAAGCTCGTCAATACCGCCGAGTACCGCGAAAGCTACGCCAACAGCGTGCAGGTGCGCGTCAACGTCTGGGACTTTTTCCTCGTCTTCGGCACCCTCCAGCAGCCCACCGAGAGCGAGGTCGAGGTGCGCAATTTCCAGGGCATCTATCTCAGCCCGCAGCAGGCCAAGGCGCTGATGAGCATTCTCCAGCAGAATGTATCGCAATACGAGAAAACCTTCGGCGACATCAAACTCGATCCCCACATGGCCGTACCCGGCGGCGTCAACTGA
- a CDS encoding uracil-DNA glycosylase — MPAWLVQLNKEVVTCTRCPRLVQHRQTVAREKRRAYREYEYWGKPVPGFGDANARVLILGLAPGAHGSNRTGRPFTGDSSGNFMYPVLHATGFASQAKATQVGDGLQLYDAYITAAVRCAPPQNKPTPQEIANCAPFLDREIAGLKNVKVVVALGRIGFDSYLNYLRRRGELKSKKEYVFGHGARYSMPDGRILLASYHPSNQNTQTGKLTEEMFRKIFEEAREQLAGAGFQAAGKRG, encoded by the coding sequence ATGCCTGCTTGGTTGGTTCAGCTCAACAAAGAAGTGGTGACGTGCACGCGCTGTCCGCGGCTGGTACAGCACCGCCAAACCGTCGCGCGTGAGAAGCGGCGCGCCTATCGCGAGTACGAATATTGGGGCAAGCCGGTCCCGGGCTTCGGGGATGCCAACGCCCGCGTGCTCATCCTGGGACTGGCGCCGGGCGCGCACGGGTCGAACCGCACCGGGCGTCCGTTCACCGGCGATTCGTCGGGGAACTTCATGTACCCTGTGCTGCACGCGACGGGGTTCGCGTCGCAGGCCAAGGCGACGCAGGTTGGAGACGGCTTGCAACTGTACGATGCGTATATCACCGCCGCCGTGCGCTGCGCCCCTCCGCAGAACAAGCCGACGCCCCAGGAAATCGCCAACTGCGCGCCCTTTCTCGACCGCGAGATTGCGGGATTGAAAAACGTGAAGGTAGTGGTCGCGTTGGGCCGGATCGGATTCGATTCGTATCTGAACTATCTGCGCCGCCGCGGAGAGTTGAAGAGCAAGAAGGAATACGTGTTCGGCCATGGCGCGCGCTACTCGATGCCGGACGGAAGGATTTTGCTGGCCTCGTATCACCCGTCGAACCAGAACACGCAGACCGGCAAGCTGACAGAAGAGATGTTCAGGAAAATTTTCGAGGAGGCTCGGGAACAGCTTGCAGGCGCCGGGTTTCAGGCTGCAGGCAAGCGCGGTTAG